The segment CACGGGCGAAGTCCATCAGAAACGGGGACTGGCTTGGTCGCGGGTTCGTTCCAGTGTAGTTGCGCGTGCCGACGAAGACGGGATACCGGAAGGCGGACGTGGTATGAAGGAGCGAGCGCGCAACTCCGAAGAGATCCGAGGAGGACTGGATGCTGAGGAGCCGCGGTAGATCGAGCGCGTCGAGCATGCGGGTGAGGTTCACTCGCATCGAGCCAGCAAAACTGGCGCGAAGTTTTGCATGCCGACAGGCATCCTCTTCCGGGTTGCCCGCAGCAAGGGCATCCCGAACGGTTCGGCACGCGATCTCCATTTGCGTCCAACCCGGCGTGATTCCGAGGATGATCACCTTCGCTTCGGGGTTCTCCGAGTCGAAGGGACAGTAGAAGACACGAAGAGCCCCTTCCTTCGCGATCTGCAAGGCAGGGACAAGGAGATCGGTGTGATCGTACCGTTCCCGGGATGGAAGCGATGCGAGGAACGGGCCATACCTCTCAAAGAGCGACATGGTTCCCGGCTGCCCAACCACTGATCAACTTGCCATTTTGCCCTGATAATTCAATATTGGAGTGGTTTTCGGGGTTCTTCGGTCTCCGATGGAGGGGATTCTCAGTCCTTTTCTGAGACGAACCAGAATCCAACCTTCCAAAACGTCTATGAGATTCCGGCGGCATTCTTCCAAGGAGCGACCGGTTGCCCACACTCCCTTCACGCCTCTGATCTCGCCGTAATAGGGATCGCGGCCACGAATGCGCTCATACCGCGCGCGTTTGAGGGCCGCTTCAACGTACTCGCCGATCATGGCGCCCATGCTATCACCTGTTTCTTCCCGTTTCACCCTCAGCCTGATAGCGAGTGTGGGCTAGGTGGAGGACGGGATCACTTCCGCGGATGTGGGTGTCCTGCCCGAGGCACCCTGGATTCCCGCCTTCGCGGGAATGACACTCTGAAGATGTCGCCCTGTTGTCCGGTGCCGGTGCCTGGCATGACTTCCTGACATTCCAGCAGGATCTTCGATTTCCTCGGGCCCCCAACCGGAGTGGGATGATTCTCCACACGCACAGGAGGAGAAGCCTGCCAAGTACTCCTCACCCTCACGCGGCCATTTTCAGAAGCACCTCGTTGATGACCGTTTGATAGCCAACGCCCCGGCGCTCCGCCTCTTGCTTGGCCCATACAGCGACCCGGGGATGAAGACGAATGGAAATGGGCAGATATTTGTCTCCATTCTTGGGCGGGCGGCCGCGACTCCTACGCTTGACGCCAAGCTTATGTTCGATGGCTTTGTGGGCGGCTCGCACCTCCTTGTCCGTAATGCGTCTGGCCGACTCAAACGGGAATTCCCTAAGTTTCTTCATAGCGTCTTCTCTCCTTTCGAATTGCCTTTCGAGCGCTGATGATCCGATAGACATTTCCAAGCTGAATCACCGTGAATACCACGACGACGATACTGCTGTCCGATTGGCCGATGAGCCACTCTCGAACTTCCGCCGGAGTAGAATGCCCCGGGTCCGGTGCAATCAAGGCATATGGATCATCGAACGCCGTGATCGCTTTCTCAAAACTCAGCCCATGCTTCGCGAAATTGCCGGCTGCCTTCTCCGGGTCCCACTCAAACCTCATTAATAGTATATACTTGAATTAGGAGCAAATATCAACTGAACAGTTCGTACGGTGTTGCATCCGATGTGCTCTATTTTCCCATCAGTGGGGTCCCATCAGTGGGGGCATGGGACCTGACACTATTGCTCATGCCCGATCGTGGATAGGGACACCAGTGTCGCATCTCCGTTGACCCGGTCCTATTTGGGCGGCTGTACTTTTCTCGCGGCCATGAAGATCCCGGTGCTGTTGGAGAAGAATGTCGAAGGCGGGTACACCGTGACTTGCCCGACACTCCCCGGTTGTATCAGTGAGGGGGATACGCGTGCCGAGGCCCTGAAGAATATCCGCGAGGCGATGATCCTCTACCTTCGGGCCGTCGCGAAAGAGGAGCAACTGCTCCGCTTGGAAAAAGACTGCCGCGCTGAGATCGTCCAGATCGCGTTGTAGACGCCGCGTTTGCCGCGGATACCCGGCAAGGAGGCCGTCCGCGTCCTCCCGCGCGCCGGATTCGAAGTTTTCGATCAGGAGGGGAGCCACGTTTACCTCCACAAGCGCGTGGGTGATTCCTTTGCGGGTCGAGTAACCATTCCCCTTCACGGCAAGAAAATTCTGAAACCGAAGACTCTCAAGTCGATTCTCCAGCAGGCAGGCTTGAAGGTGGAGGATTTCATCAGGTTCATGTAGAGGCGCCGGAGTTGGGGGTTGGTGCGTCGGGGATTCGAACTGAGGCCGCGATGTGACCCCCTCACCCGCACCCGCCACTGAATCGTCGGGCAGGCCCTCTCCCTTAGGGGGAGAGGGGAAGGTTCTTTCCTCATCGACCTTCCCATGCTTGGAGGAATAGGACTTTGCCGGAAAAAGGGGCGGAAGGAATTGCCGGGGAGGGCGGAGGATTTGTTTCGATTCGGATAAGTTGGCGCGGCGCGTCAAATTCGGGCAAAACGGCGTTGCGGCAGGGACTTAAACTTCAAGGGACTCGGCTGGCACGGGAATTGACATAAGGGGGTCGGCCATGAGTCTGATGATGCAGGGGATTTATATGTCCGCCGCAGGCGGAGTCGTTCAGGAAGAACGCCTCTACCAAACCTCCAACAACATCGCGAACCTCAACACCTCCGGCTACAAGAAAGACACGATGGCCTTCCGCGATTGGCTGCCGCCGTATGGGGCCGAAACTTACGGCCCGAAAACCTTCCCGCCGTTCCTGCCGGTCACGTGGAGCTCGCTCGTTTTCAAGGATGACAAGCTGTATCCCTACACGGACGAGATCCGCACCGATTTCTCTCAGGGCAACATGGAAGCGACACAGAACCCGCTGGATCTTGCGATCGAGGGCGAAGGGTTCTACGCCGTGCAGACGCCCGGCGGCGTCCGCTACACGCGCGATGGGAATTTTTCGATCAATTCAGATGACATGCTGGTGACCGCGCAAGGGCTGCCCGTCCTTGGAGAAAAAGGCCCGATCAAGATCGACGGCGAGGACGTGACGATTTCGCGCGACGGTGTCGTGATGGTGGACAAGGAAGAAATCGACAAGCTGAAGGTCGTCCGTTTCTCCAAGCTCTTCGGATTGAAGAAAGTGGGCGACAACCTATTCGAGAACATCGATCCCGAACAGAACCCGGCCGGTGAGGCCACGAACTTCACGGTTCGCCAGGGGTTTCTTGAACTGGCGAACGTGAACGGGATCAAGGAAATGCTTCATATGATCGAGCTGATGCGGGCCTACGAGACGCAGCAGCGGGCGATGACGAGCCAGGATCAGATCAACGGGCGCGTCGTCAACGATCTCGCGAGGGTCTAAGGGTGACACAATCGAGGACGTGGCGCGTGACGCGTGACGCGGGGCGCGAAGGAGGGAGAAGATGATTCGGTCGCTGTATACGGCGGCAACGGGCATGCATGCCCAGCAGATGAACGTGGACGTGATCGCCAACAACCTGGCGAACGTGAACACGGCCGGCTTCCGCCGGAGCCGCGTGGAATTTCAGGACCTGTTCTATCAGACGCTCCGGGCGCCCGGCGCGCCATCGGTCCTTCTCGGCACGGAAGTGCCCACGGGCCTCCAAGTCGGCCTCGGCGTGCGGCCGGTGGGCACCAAGAAAATTTTCATGCAGGGGACCTTCGAGAAGACGAACAACTCCTTCGACATGGCCATCGAGGGCAACGGCTTCTTCCAAGTACGCCGCGCCAACGGCGAGATCGGATACACGCGGGCCGGGTCTTTCAACCCCGATTCGCAGGGACGCCTGATGACATCGGACGGCCTGCTATTGGCGCCGGAAATCACGATTCCCAGCGATGCGATGCAGGTGAACATTGAGAAGGACGGCACTGTCTCCATCATGGTCGAAGGACAGATCGATCCCGTGGAAGTCGGCACGCTCGAGATGGCGCGATTCGTCAACCCGGCGGGTCTCCAGGCCATCGGCGACAATCTGTTCCTGCCGAGCGCCGCGTCCGGTGAGCCGATCGTCGGTCGTCCGGGCGAAGAGGGATTCGGCCAGCTCTCCCAGGGCTTCCTGGAAACTTCGAATGTGAACACAGTGGAAGAACTCGTACACATGATCACGGCCCAGCGGGCCTACGAGCTGAATTCGCGCGTCGTCTCGGCCTCGGATGAGATGCTGCAGACGGCGAACGGACTGAAACGATAAACGGGTAGGCGAGTAGCGGGCTAGACCCAAAAGAACAGGTGGAATGAGGCGATGAAGGGGAAAGGCATTCAGGCGGACGGCGCCCAGCGAGCGCGAGCGACGGCCTCACTTGCCGAATCGGCGCCGCCCATCCATGGGACGGCGCTCGTAGCGGCAGGTGCCGCACCGTCCTGGCTGGCGGGGTGTGTCTTCATCCTGCTGCCGGTCCTCCTCTGGGGCGCCCCGGCGACGGCCTTGACGCCACCGCAACCGGCCTCCTCGACCAAGCAGGAGGCGATCAGCCCCATCCAGCGTCAGGCTGAGTCCTACATACTCTCGCAGGTTCCGGAGTTCATCCAGGTGGAGTCGATCGCATGGACGGGCGTCCGGATCCCCACCGATGTCGGAGAAGACGTTCAGATCCGAATCTCACCGGCAGCCCGGTTCACTTGGTTCGGGCCACAGAGACTCCTCGCGGAATACCCGTCCACGAGCGGTCGCGTGAGAAAGCTGTGGCTGTCCTTCGAAGTCCGCGGCCAGGCGCGGGTCGCCTGCGCCGTGGAAGGTCTGGCGCGGGGCAAGGTGCTGAGCGATGCGAACACCCGGATCGTCGCGGTGCCACTGGCGGAGCTTCCACCGGACTACGTGACGGACGTATCGGCCCTGGTCGGCCGAAAGGCGCTGCGCCAATTCCGCGAGGGAGAAATTCTTTCTTCCCGGAGTTTCGAGCAGATTGCGGATATCCGACGGGGCGAAAAAGTAGGCGTGATCCTCAGCCAGTCCCGCTTCACGGTTGAAACCGTGGGCGTGGCGCAGGAGGACGGCCGTGTGGGCGAGGTCATCTTCGTGAAGAATCCGGAGTCGGGCAAGACGTTTCTCGGGCGGATCTTGAGCGATCACCGGGTGGAGGTGACCCTTTGAAGAAATTTGAGATTTCAAATCTGAGATTTGAGATCGAAAACGGGGAGGTGACACCATGATGGAAGAGGAAGAACCCCTTACGCCGTGGGGAAGAAAGACCGTGATGGATCGCGGCATGTTCGCCGCGGGATCGATCCTCGTGACGATGGCAACGGTGATGCTGGGCTTCGTCTTGTTCGCCGGCTGCGCAACGCCGAGGAAGGATATCGGGACCGACGTCAGTTCCAAGATCGCCCAACAGGTGGCGGTGCTGAACCGGCCGCACTACGAGGGATCGTTGTGGACCGAAGGCAGCTCCGCCGGATTCTTCACCGATGTGAAGGCGCGGGTGGTAGGCGACATCGTGACCGTGCAGGTGACGGAGAGTTCGCATGCCAAGAAGCGCGCCGGCATGAAGTTGGACCGCGAGGGCGGGATCAGCGGCCAGATCGAGGGCAAGGATGCGGTGATCCCGATCAAAAGTGCGAAGGGCTCCCTCAAGATGGGAAGCGATTTGAACTCGACCGGAGAAACCCTGCGAAGCGACGACGTGGTGGCGAGCGTGACGGCGTTCGTCACGGAGGTCATGCCGAACGGCAATCTGCGGATTGAAGGTCGGAAAGACGTTCGTGTCGACAGCGAGAACCAGTTTATCTACGTGGCGGGCATTATTCGTCCGACGGACATCACGCAATATAACATCGTGACGTCCACGGCCCTGGCGGACGCCAAAATTGAGTACAGCGGTGAAGGCGCGCTGTCCGACGCCTCGCGTCGGGGGTGGCTCAAGCGCGCCCTGGATTTCGTTTGGCCGCTGTGAATCGTGATGAGTGATGAGTGACGTGTGATGAGTAGGACCATGGAAGACCGGAAAGAGGTTTTGTCCGAGGCTCCTGTCGCTTCACTACTCACCGTTCACTCTTCACGAGAAGAAAGCCCCCTTGCGTCGGGTCCCCCCCACCCGGCGCTACCTCCATTGAGCGGGCCCCCACGGATGGGGGCCCGCTTTGCTCCTTCGGTGAACCCGATTCCCGAGGGTCGTCCTTTTCGGCGACCTAGGGAAGGGTCGGGGCGCCGTAGGGGTGCCGGCCACCTCCTCTCTTCCCATGCGCCTTTGCCGGCCGTGGGAACAACTCTCCACCCCGATGCTCCGTCGGGGCGGTTTCCATCAGACCTTGGCCGTTTCCCTCGAAGCTCCGGCAGCCACTCCAGCTCGCCGGAGGCTTCACTCCTTGTGGCCACGGGCCCTCGGGAACCAAGGATGGTTTCCCGGAAAGTTTCGGGATTCCCGAGGGCTCTCCTTGCCCCGCTCTTTTCCAGGATTTCCCACTTGGGATCTCGGATCTCAAGTTTCCTGGCGGACGCGGACCTTGCCTCCCCACAAGGAAACGGCGCGCTCGCGGAGCGAGCTTCGGGGTCCGCCCTGGAGTGGGCGGACCACTCAGATCGATTGTCCCTCGGCGACGCCCACGCGGCGTTCCGCGGGAATCGCCTGAGCATCCTTCCGAGGCTTGCACACGCTTTCGCGTCAACGGGGATCGACCGCGACCACGGTTTGCAGGCCCTTCCCGGGCTTGTGAAGAGGATGTGGTATCTCTTTGCCTGTTTTTTGTCTCTGGCTTTGTGGGCCGGGATGGTATTCCCCATCCCGGCCCGAGCCGAGCGGGTAAAGGATTTGGTGGACATCGCGGGGGTTCGGAACAACCAGCTCATCGGCTACGGCCTCGCGGTGGGTTTGGAGGGGACGGGGGATTCCTTCTTCCGATCGAATTTCACACAGCAAAGTCTGGCGAATTTCTTGAAGAAGCTCGGCATCCTTCTGGACGAGCGCACGATCCGCGGGCTGCGGCTTCGGAACAGCGCCGCCGTGATGGTGGTGGCCACGCTCCCGCCGTTTGCCCGGCAGGGATCGCGCATCGATGCGATTGTCTCCTCGGTGGGCGACGCGGGCGGCCTTCAGGGCGGTACCTTGCTTATGACGCCTCTCAAGGGCCCGGACGGCCGTGTGTATGCCGTGGCCCAGGGGCCGGTCTCCGTCGGGGGGTTTCGCCCCGGAAAGGTCCCGGTTCGGGGGGAGAGAAACTACTCGACCACCGGCCGCATCTCCGGCGGGGCCATCATTGAAAAAGAAGTCATTGTCGATTTGGAACAGAAAGAGCAATTGACGCTCGTTTTGATCAATCCGGATTTCACGACTTCGTCCCGCATCGCTCAGGCCGTCAACGCCGGCCTAGGAGGCGACGTGGCGAAACCGATCGATGCGACGGCGGTGGCCGTGAATATCCCGGACGATTTCCGGGGCAACGTGGTGGATATGGTGACCGCCATCGAGGCCCTTGAGGTGGACGAAGGCGTGCGGGCGCGGATCGTTCTCGACGAGCGGACGGGAACGGTGGTCATGGGCGAGAATCTTCGGCTCAAGTCCGTGGCCATTTCCCATGGGGACCTTCATATCGCCATCAAGGAGGAGCCGGAACCTTTGCCGCTCTCTCCCAACGAGAGTATAATCGTGCCCCAGGATATGAGTGAAGATGGCTCCAGGAAGGAGCAAGTCTTGTTGCTACCGCCGGGTCCCACGTTGGGGGAAATCGTCAAGGCGCTCAACACCGTGGGGGTCACCCCGCGGGATCTGATCGCCATCCTCAACACCCTTCGCGCGGCCGGCGCCCTCAACGCCCAGATTGATTTGATGTGAAGCCTCGCTGCCCCTGGAGGATTTCAGATTTGAGATTTGAAATTTCAGATTTGGCCGAAGGCGGTGGGGAATGAAGATCGATCCCCAGACAAGTCTGACGCTCCTGGGTGAAAAACTTAAAGGCGAATCTCAGAATTCGAGCCTTCAGGGCCTTCAGCGGCTCAAGAACGGGCTTTCCCCCCCGGGCCCCGGAGACCAACCCCCCGTCGATCCGGCTCAAGCCCGCAAAGCCGCGGAAAACTTCGAGTCGTATTTTCTGTTTTACGTTCTCAAGGGAATGCGCGAGGCGTTTACCGACGGCGATCCCCTCCTCGAAGGCGAGGATGGCGGCGGGTTTCAGGGCAGTGTTTTCAAAGAGATGATGGACGAAGAGTTGGGAAAAACGATGGCGCAGAACGGCGGAGTCGGCCTCGCCGACATGGTTCTCAAACAGCTCGGCGTCCCCTCGGACCGAAATCTTGTTTCGCCGTCGCGCGCCGGCGCAACCGTCGTACGCTCTCCCTCTTCGGCCACCGGGTTGCAGAAGGAGAATCGAGAAGGCTTGCGGCTGAATCGGCCCGTGCCCGGCGCGATCACGTCGTCCTTCG is part of the Nitrospirota bacterium genome and harbors:
- a CDS encoding BrnT family toxin, which produces MRFEWDPEKAAGNFAKHGLSFEKAITAFDDPYALIAPDPGHSTPAEVREWLIGQSDSSIVVVVFTVIQLGNVYRIISARKAIRKERRRYEET
- a CDS encoding type II toxin-antitoxin system HicB family antitoxin codes for the protein MKIPVLLEKNVEGGYTVTCPTLPGCISEGDTRAEALKNIREAMILYLRAVAKEEQLLRLEKDCRAEIVQIAL
- the flgG gene encoding flagellar basal-body rod protein FlgG, which translates into the protein MIRSLYTAATGMHAQQMNVDVIANNLANVNTAGFRRSRVEFQDLFYQTLRAPGAPSVLLGTEVPTGLQVGLGVRPVGTKKIFMQGTFEKTNNSFDMAIEGNGFFQVRRANGEIGYTRAGSFNPDSQGRLMTSDGLLLAPEITIPSDAMQVNIEKDGTVSIMVEGQIDPVEVGTLEMARFVNPAGLQAIGDNLFLPSAASGEPIVGRPGEEGFGQLSQGFLETSNVNTVEELVHMITAQRAYELNSRVVSASDEMLQTANGLKR
- a CDS encoding type II toxin-antitoxin system HicB family antitoxin, with product MIGEYVEAALKRARYERIRGRDPYYGEIRGVKGVWATGRSLEECRRNLIDVLEGWILVRLRKGLRIPSIGDRRTPKTTPILNYQGKMAS
- a CDS encoding flagellar basal body L-ring protein FlgH — encoded protein: MMEEEEPLTPWGRKTVMDRGMFAAGSILVTMATVMLGFVLFAGCATPRKDIGTDVSSKIAQQVAVLNRPHYEGSLWTEGSSAGFFTDVKARVVGDIVTVQVTESSHAKKRAGMKLDREGGISGQIEGKDAVIPIKSAKGSLKMGSDLNSTGETLRSDDVVASVTAFVTEVMPNGNLRIEGRKDVRVDSENQFIYVAGIIRPTDITQYNIVTSTALADAKIEYSGEGALSDASRRGWLKRALDFVWPL
- a CDS encoding type II toxin-antitoxin system HicA family toxin, giving the protein MPRIPGKEAVRVLPRAGFEVFDQEGSHVYLHKRVGDSFAGRVTIPLHGKKILKPKTLKSILQQAGLKVEDFIRFM
- the flgF gene encoding flagellar basal-body rod protein FlgF, yielding MSLMMQGIYMSAAGGVVQEERLYQTSNNIANLNTSGYKKDTMAFRDWLPPYGAETYGPKTFPPFLPVTWSSLVFKDDKLYPYTDEIRTDFSQGNMEATQNPLDLAIEGEGFYAVQTPGGVRYTRDGNFSINSDDMLVTAQGLPVLGEKGPIKIDGEDVTISRDGVVMVDKEEIDKLKVVRFSKLFGLKKVGDNLFENIDPEQNPAGEATNFTVRQGFLELANVNGIKEMLHMIELMRAYETQQRAMTSQDQINGRVVNDLARV
- a CDS encoding BrnA antitoxin family protein, producing the protein MKKLREFPFESARRITDKEVRAAHKAIEHKLGVKRRSRGRPPKNGDKYLPISIRLHPRVAVWAKQEAERRGVGYQTVINEVLLKMAA
- a CDS encoding flagellar basal body P-ring protein FlgI, whose amino-acid sequence is MKRMWYLFACFLSLALWAGMVFPIPARAERVKDLVDIAGVRNNQLIGYGLAVGLEGTGDSFFRSNFTQQSLANFLKKLGILLDERTIRGLRLRNSAAVMVVATLPPFARQGSRIDAIVSSVGDAGGLQGGTLLMTPLKGPDGRVYAVAQGPVSVGGFRPGKVPVRGERNYSTTGRISGGAIIEKEVIVDLEQKEQLTLVLINPDFTTSSRIAQAVNAGLGGDVAKPIDATAVAVNIPDDFRGNVVDMVTAIEALEVDEGVRARIVLDERTGTVVMGENLRLKSVAISHGDLHIAIKEEPEPLPLSPNESIIVPQDMSEDGSRKEQVLLLPPGPTLGEIVKALNTVGVTPRDLIAILNTLRAAGALNAQIDLM
- the flgA gene encoding flagellar basal body P-ring formation protein FlgA, which gives rise to MKGKGIQADGAQRARATASLAESAPPIHGTALVAAGAAPSWLAGCVFILLPVLLWGAPATALTPPQPASSTKQEAISPIQRQAESYILSQVPEFIQVESIAWTGVRIPTDVGEDVQIRISPAARFTWFGPQRLLAEYPSTSGRVRKLWLSFEVRGQARVACAVEGLARGKVLSDANTRIVAVPLAELPPDYVTDVSALVGRKALRQFREGEILSSRSFEQIADIRRGEKVGVILSQSRFTVETVGVAQEDGRVGEVIFVKNPESGKTFLGRILSDHRVEVTL
- a CDS encoding peptidoglycan DD-metalloendopeptidase family protein gives rise to the protein MKIDPQTSLTLLGEKLKGESQNSSLQGLQRLKNGLSPPGPGDQPPVDPAQARKAAENFESYFLFYVLKGMREAFTDGDPLLEGEDGGGFQGSVFKEMMDEELGKTMAQNGGVGLADMVLKQLGVPSDRNLVSPSRAGATVVRSPSSATGLQKENREGLRLNRPVPGAITSSFGTRADPFTGRAEKHEGVDLRASEGDDVRSAAAGIVVFSGEKPGYGRVVEVLHADGYSTIYAHLKQPLVERGDFISRGGLVGRAGETGRATGPHVHLELKKDGEPINPEPYLLEA